TGGACTTCGGATCGCAGTACACTCAGCTCATCGCCCGCCGCGTGCGCGAGGCGCGCGTGTATTGCGAGATACACCCCTTCGATACCGCGGTCGAAAAGCTGCGGCGCCTGGAACCCGCCGGCATCATCCTGTCGGGCGGTCCCGCCAGCGTGTACGGCAGCGACGCGCCGCGGGTGGGCCCGGAGCTGTTCCGCCTGCCGGTGCCGTTTCTCGGCATCTGCTACGGCATGGGGCTCATCAACCAGGCCATGGGGGGCGGCGTGGCCGAGGCCTCGGAGCGCGAGTACGGCCTCGCCGACCTCACCATCGACGACACCACCGACCTCTTCGCCGGGCTCGACCGGGACGCCGCTCAGAGCGTGTGGATGAGCCACGGTGACCGCATGACGGCGCTGCCCCAAGGGTGGTCGGTGCTGGCGCACACCGGCAACTCTCCCATCGCCGCGTTCGCCGACGACCGGCGGCGCTTCTACGGCCTCCAGTTCCATCCCGAGGTGGTGCACACCCGGAACGGCCGGACCATCCTGGACAACTTCCTGTTGCGCATCTGCGGGTGCGCGGCCGACTGGGACATGGAGCACTTCGCCAGCGCCGCGGTGGAGCGCATCCGGTCGCAGGTGGGCGACGCGCGCGTGCTGTGCGGCTTGAGCGGCGGCGTCGACTCGTCGGTGGCCGCCACCCTGGTGCACCGCGCCATCGGCGACCGGCTCGTGTGCGTGTTCGTCAACAACGGGCTGCTGCGGCAGGGCGAGCCGGAAACCGTATCGCAGGTCATGGGAGAGCGTTTCGGCACGGGCTTCCGCTACGTCGACGCGTCGCGCCGGTTCCTCGACGTGCTCAAGGGAGTGGATGACCCCGAGGAGAAGCGCAAGCGCATCGGCAACCTCTTCATCCGCGTGTTCGAGGAGGAGACGCACAAGCTCGGCGACTTCCCGTTCCTGTGCCAGGGCACCCTCTACCCGGACGTCATCGAGTCCGTGTCCCACGCCGGCCCGTCCGCCCTCATCAAGAGCCACCACAACGTCGGCGGACTGCCCAAGAACATGAAATTCGAGCTGGTGGAGCCGCTGCGGGAACTGTTCAAGGACGAGGTGCGCGTCCTGGGCCACGAGCTGGGCCTGCCGGACCGGTGGATCTACCGGCAGCCCTTTCCCGGACCGGGACTGGCCATCCGCATCCTCGGCGACGTCACGGAGGAACGCCTGGACATCCTCCGGGCCGCGGACGCCATCGTGGTGGAGGAAGTGCGCAACGCCGGTCTCTACGAGCGCATCTGGCAGTCCTTCGCCATCCTGCTGCCCATCCGCACCGTGGGCGTCATGGGGGACGAGCGCACCTACGAGAACGTCGCCGCCATCCGCGCCGTGGACAGCCAGGACGGCATGACCGCCGACTGGGTGGCGCTGCCGTCCGACCTTCTCGGGCGCATCTCCAACCGCATCATCAACGAGGTGCGCGGCATCAACCGGGTGGTCTACGACGTCTCGTCCAAGC
Above is a window of Deltaproteobacteria bacterium DNA encoding:
- the guaA gene encoding glutamine-hydrolyzing GMP synthase, with the translated sequence MIVVLDFGSQYTQLIARRVREARVYCEIHPFDTAVEKLRRLEPAGIILSGGPASVYGSDAPRVGPELFRLPVPFLGICYGMGLINQAMGGGVAEASEREYGLADLTIDDTTDLFAGLDRDAAQSVWMSHGDRMTALPQGWSVLAHTGNSPIAAFADDRRRFYGLQFHPEVVHTRNGRTILDNFLLRICGCAADWDMEHFASAAVERIRSQVGDARVLCGLSGGVDSSVAATLVHRAIGDRLVCVFVNNGLLRQGEPETVSQVMGERFGTGFRYVDASRRFLDVLKGVDDPEEKRKRIGNLFIRVFEEETHKLGDFPFLCQGTLYPDVIESVSHAGPSALIKSHHNVGGLPKNMKFELVEPLRELFKDEVRVLGHELGLPDRWIYRQPFPGPGLAIRILGDVTEERLDILRAADAIVVEEVRNAGLYERIWQSFAILLPIRTVGVMGDERTYENVAAIRAVDSQDGMTADWVALPSDLLGRISNRIINEVRGINRVVYDVSSKPPATIEWE